In the Candidatus Poribacteria bacterium genome, one interval contains:
- a CDS encoding SEC-C metal-binding domain-containing protein: MYNFSSLLETISEALDIPENYYEQAVKRYESIGAWLERDESIVAGYSPDIYPQGSFLIGTVTKPISDVEEYDIDLVSELSLQKNKISQAYLKNLVGDEIKSYIRENDINSPVEEGKRCWTLHYADDVQFHMDILPAIPDAEPFRQLLESKGYSPSNWSDSAIAITDRTHPNYTRIHPDWPCSNPRGYAEWFRSRMEIQFNAIRKSLAESIQLRVEDVPEYKVKTPLQRTIQILKRHRDIWFEVNKSDYDEEAKPISIIITTLAAFAYNNEADLQEALSNVVSNMHKHIKRDDNGITLIPNPVNPLENFADKWQEHPIRKECFIDWLKQAQSDLTHALEMSDIQSVGKSLKSCLGERVINEGVRNLPESKSVYVSTLSASIKPGKLYAQQKTIDAVISTMKITDDEIKWLESYFPTLQYEPSSSKIIGELHFCAAYDNRVGKLVIGEHARGIDRFIKDIFEIEIRLDSPDANGWPKVFEIGGRHHRISKKYNVPIIDLHFYPEDDSCCLGIKYGGNRNLCIKEFLPEQVIPFFYQLAYTAKFGIVANRKDLWGEYSHGKKGLVEYEAEMLNLAKLHPSRNDLCPCGSGKKYKKCHMDQVESVKRSRRKAASDVAIRQTHYVTKPPVGLAEHILSGERMR; encoded by the coding sequence ATGTATAATTTTAGTTCACTGCTCGAGACCATATCTGAAGCATTAGATATCCCTGAAAACTACTACGAACAAGCCGTAAAACGCTATGAATCTATTGGTGCATGGCTCGAACGGGATGAATCTATAGTTGCTGGCTACAGTCCTGATATTTACCCACAAGGTTCTTTTCTGATTGGCACAGTTACGAAACCTATTTCCGATGTCGAAGAGTATGACATAGACCTTGTCAGCGAGTTGAGTCTTCAGAAAAATAAAATCAGCCAAGCATATCTAAAGAATTTAGTCGGGGACGAAATTAAGTCCTACATCCGTGAAAATGACATAAATTCTCCAGTAGAAGAAGGGAAACGTTGTTGGACGCTTCATTATGCGGATGATGTTCAATTTCACATGGACATCTTGCCAGCGATTCCAGATGCAGAGCCGTTTAGACAACTCCTTGAGTCAAAAGGTTACTCACCGTCTAACTGGTCAGATTCCGCGATTGCCATTACTGATAGGACTCACCCTAATTATACGCGAATCCATCCGGACTGGCCTTGTAGTAATCCAAGGGGATATGCAGAGTGGTTCAGAAGTCGCATGGAAATTCAGTTCAACGCGATCCGAAAGTCTCTTGCTGAGTCAATTCAACTGCGAGTTGAAGATGTGCCAGAGTATAAAGTCAAAACGCCACTTCAGCGAACAATTCAGATATTAAAACGACACCGCGACATCTGGTTTGAAGTGAACAAATCCGATTACGATGAAGAGGCTAAACCGATTTCCATCATTATTACAACGCTCGCCGCTTTTGCTTACAACAACGAAGCAGACCTTCAAGAAGCGTTGTCGAATGTGGTAAGTAACATGCATAAGCATATTAAACGTGATGATAACGGTATAACTCTCATACCCAATCCAGTAAATCCACTTGAAAATTTTGCCGACAAATGGCAGGAACATCCTATCCGAAAAGAGTGTTTCATAGATTGGCTTAAACAGGCACAGTCAGATCTGACCCACGCGTTAGAAATGAGTGATATCCAGAGCGTTGGAAAATCGTTAAAATCGTGCTTGGGCGAACGAGTTATCAATGAAGGAGTAAGGAACCTTCCTGAGTCGAAAAGTGTTTATGTGTCTACTCTGTCAGCATCAATAAAGCCCGGAAAACTCTATGCACAGCAGAAAACTATAGATGCAGTGATTTCGACCATGAAGATAACAGACGATGAAATCAAATGGTTAGAATCATACTTTCCCACTTTACAATACGAGCCAAGTTCTTCAAAAATAATCGGAGAACTCCATTTTTGTGCTGCCTACGACAACAGGGTGGGAAAATTGGTAATTGGCGAGCATGCCAGAGGAATAGACCGCTTCATTAAGGACATTTTCGAGATTGAAATACGCTTGGATAGTCCAGACGCGAATGGGTGGCCAAAAGTGTTTGAGATTGGAGGCAGACACCATCGAATCTCAAAAAAATACAATGTTCCAATCATTGATCTGCATTTTTACCCTGAAGATGACAGTTGTTGCTTAGGCATCAAATACGGAGGTAACAGGAATCTTTGCATCAAAGAGTTCCTTCCTGAACAGGTAATTCCATTTTTTTATCAACTTGCTTACACAGCGAAATTCGGGATTGTCGCTAATCGCAAGGATCTTTGGGGCGAATACTCACATGGAAAAAAAGGGTTGGTGGAATATGAAGCGGAGATGTTAAATCTAGCAAAACTTCACCCTAGCAGAAACGATTTGTGCCCATGCGGAAGTGGTAAAAAGTATAAAAAATGCCACATGGATCAAGTTGAATCCGTAAAACGTAGTAGAAGGAAAGCAGCATCTGATGTTGCAATTCGTCAGACACATTACGTGACAAAACCGCCGGTGGGGCTAGCAGAACATATTTTATCTGGTGAAAGAATGCGTTGA
- a CDS encoding SAVED domain-containing protein, whose amino-acid sequence MTKNRKPKPKITRKNVPLHTKLKLFGKSAGRCEFSGCNKLVWRNDLTLTDGNFGEVAHIIAASEDGPRGSEESANLQIEFSNLMLLCQRCHIEIDANYEKYPVELLREWKKKHEERIEIQTRYPEEIHKSTVLLFSVNIGERIVPINPEAYRNAMFPKFPADEKGIRIERDDFDGHSDIEYWQAFAGDIQRKIKWCFDAGVDGKEIKHLSVFAIGPMPLLMFLGKCIGDTVPADLYQSHRNIDDTNHTWSWPKEEQDTETHYIVNPLHVNKDSTSVAIVLSLSGKIDSDRHEPLVSENFSVYEITIENPFPHFLKSRKQLEEFSREYRKLLNEIQSTHGDSCQISIIPAAPAPIAVECGRVLLPKSDPEIFACEYDDQNGLRTVLKINSRL is encoded by the coding sequence ATGACTAAGAATAGGAAACCAAAACCCAAGATTACTCGCAAAAATGTGCCCTTGCATACTAAGTTGAAATTGTTCGGTAAGTCAGCAGGGCGTTGTGAATTTAGTGGCTGTAACAAACTCGTTTGGCGTAATGACCTGACGTTAACCGATGGAAATTTTGGGGAGGTAGCTCATATTATAGCTGCTAGTGAAGACGGTCCAAGAGGCAGCGAGGAATCTGCAAATCTGCAAATCGAATTTTCTAACCTTATGCTATTGTGTCAAAGGTGTCATATAGAGATTGACGCTAATTATGAGAAATATCCGGTGGAGTTACTGCGGGAGTGGAAAAAAAAGCATGAGGAAAGAATCGAGATTCAAACGAGGTATCCAGAGGAGATCCATAAATCTACGGTACTATTGTTCTCCGTTAATATAGGCGAAAGGATTGTTCCAATTAACCCCGAGGCCTATCGCAATGCAATGTTTCCCAAATTCCCTGCTGATGAAAAAGGAATTAGGATTGAAAGAGACGATTTTGACGGTCACAGCGATATAGAGTACTGGCAGGCTTTTGCTGGAGATATTCAGCGAAAAATCAAGTGGTGCTTTGACGCAGGAGTAGATGGAAAAGAGATTAAGCATCTCTCGGTATTTGCTATTGGCCCTATGCCACTATTAATGTTCTTGGGAAAGTGCATTGGTGATACTGTTCCAGCGGATTTGTACCAGTCACACAGAAATATTGATGACACAAACCATACCTGGTCCTGGCCCAAGGAGGAACAGGACACAGAAACGCACTACATCGTGAATCCTCTTCATGTTAACAAGGATAGTACAAGCGTTGCAATCGTATTGTCTCTAAGTGGAAAAATTGATAGTGATCGGCATGAACCGTTGGTTTCGGAGAATTTCAGTGTTTATGAGATAACCATTGAAAATCCTTTTCCACATTTTTTAAAGTCTCGTAAACAGTTAGAAGAGTTCAGTCGTGAATACAGGAAATTGCTGAACGAGATTCAATCTACGCATGGAGACTCTTGCCAAATCTCTATTATCCCAGCAGCTCCAGCACCAATTGCCGTTGAATGTGGTCGGGTCCTTCTACCAAAATCAGATCCTGAAATTTTCGCATGTGAATATGATGATCAGAATGGATTAAGGACAGTCCTTAAGATCAATTCACGCTTATGA
- a CDS encoding type II toxin-antitoxin system HicB family antitoxin translates to MEYVVIFEKGENSYGASVPDLPGCIAVAETMEEVRELITEAIEFHIEGLREDGDSVPLPSSSLPVQDNPGMSSALIAVQV, encoded by the coding sequence ATGGAATACGTTGTTATTTTTGAAAAAGGTGAAAACAGCTATGGTGCTTCTGTCCCAGATCTTCCCGGATGCATCGCTGTTGCCGAGACAATGGAAGAAGTTAGGGAATTGATTACTGAAGCCATCGAATTTCATATTGAAGGACTACGGGAAGATGGAGACTCTGTTCCACTACCATCGTCAAGTCTGCCAGTTCAAGACAATCCAGGGATGTCGTCCGCATTGATCGCGGTACAAGTTTAG
- a CDS encoding DUF2203 domain-containing protein, whose product MQEKRYFTLEEANQCIPELVDEISQLRAIRNLLAGLHAELTPLLEVVSSNGGSKHTPALLKATADFEEILERIAARGCHLKGLDPGLVDFPHLRDGREVYLCWRINENKIRYWHEIEDGFEGRQPL is encoded by the coding sequence ATGCAAGAAAAACGATATTTTACGCTTGAAGAAGCCAACCAATGTATCCCTGAATTAGTTGATGAGATTTCACAGTTAAGAGCCATAAGAAACCTGCTCGCAGGACTACACGCAGAACTTACGCCACTCTTGGAGGTGGTCTCCTCTAACGGCGGCAGTAAGCACACTCCTGCGCTCCTTAAAGCAACTGCCGACTTTGAAGAAATTTTGGAACGGATTGCGGCGCGCGGCTGCCATCTGAAAGGACTTGACCCCGGATTAGTCGATTTTCCACACCTCCGTGACGGTAGGGAGGTCTATCTCTGTTGGCGGATCAATGAAAATAAGATCCGCTACTGGCATGAAATTGAGGACGGATTTGAGGGACGACAACCGTTGTAA
- the thiD gene encoding bifunctional hydroxymethylpyrimidine kinase/phosphomethylpyrimidine kinase — MKQILTIAGSDSGGGAGIQADIKAISANGGFAMSAITSVTAQNTVAVTDAFDLPISLVEAQLDAVFTDFDVASVKTGMLSSSAIVEAVSGKLREYTPPTIVVDPVMISKSKFPLLKDEAIDSLKTSLIPLATVITPNVYEAELLAQQDIRNIDDAKSAAETIAGLGCHAVLVKGGHLIGDNATDVLYCNGEWSFFQAERVETENTHGTGCTYSAAMATQLAHGKDLIDAVRTAKVYITGAIQHALDIGHGHGPTNHFFRM; from the coding sequence ATGAAACAGATTTTAACGATTGCAGGTTCAGATTCAGGTGGGGGTGCCGGCATACAAGCAGATATCAAGGCGATTTCCGCAAATGGCGGCTTTGCTATGTCAGCGATTACCTCCGTTACAGCACAGAACACGGTGGCAGTAACCGACGCGTTCGATTTACCTATTTCGCTGGTTGAAGCACAGTTGGATGCGGTCTTCACAGATTTCGATGTAGCCAGCGTCAAAACAGGAATGCTCTCCTCGTCGGCGATTGTTGAAGCGGTCTCTGGAAAATTGAGAGAATATACACCGCCTACCATTGTCGTCGACCCAGTGATGATCTCCAAGAGCAAATTCCCACTGTTGAAAGACGAGGCAATTGATAGCCTCAAAACGTCGTTAATTCCACTTGCGACGGTCATTACACCTAACGTCTATGAGGCGGAGTTACTCGCACAGCAGGATATCCGAAACATAGATGACGCAAAAAGTGCCGCAGAAACAATTGCTGGACTCGGCTGTCACGCCGTTCTCGTCAAAGGTGGACATCTTATCGGAGACAACGCAACCGATGTGCTTTATTGCAACGGCGAGTGGTCTTTTTTTCAGGCGGAACGCGTCGAGACAGAAAACACGCACGGCACGGGCTGCACCTACTCGGCAGCGATGGCAACTCAACTGGCGCACGGTAAGGATTTAATTGATGCTGTTAGGACCGCAAAGGTATATATTACCGGTGCTATTCAGCACGCCTTGGATATAGGACATGGACACGGACCGACGAACCATTTTTTTAGAATGTAA
- a CDS encoding type II toxin-antitoxin system HicA family toxin: MKVRQLIKLIQDDGWYLVRTRGSHRQFKHPTKPGTVTVSGNTGLDVPKGRLNSVLKQAGLK, from the coding sequence ATGAAGGTCAGACAACTTATTAAATTGATTCAAGACGATGGGTGGTATCTCGTCAGGACGCGAGGCAGCCATCGACAGTTCAAACATCCAACAAAACCCGGAACTGTGACAGTTTCCGGAAACACAGGTTTAGATGTCCCAAAGGGCAGACTCAATAGTGTCCTAAAGCAAGCCGGTCTCAAGTAA
- the thiE gene encoding thiamine phosphate synthase: MIDFRLYAITDKHQCVPTPLVDVVSELLDAGVTAIQLREKDLDDPELLQLAQPIAEVCRNYEAKLFINTNAQIAHHVGAAGVHLSANAAPVGKIKAQTTDDFYIGCSVHNLDAAQKREAEGADFVTYSPIYPTASKPGYGPAVGVEGLAKMVENVRLPVFALGGVTPARVTECLTVGAFGVAVMSGVMVSTNAKEQARRYLDTLR, from the coding sequence ATGATTGACTTCAGGTTGTACGCCATCACAGACAAACACCAATGTGTACCTACTCCGTTAGTGGATGTCGTTTCTGAATTGTTAGATGCCGGTGTTACCGCTATTCAATTGCGCGAAAAGGATTTAGACGATCCCGAGTTACTTCAATTGGCACAACCGATCGCCGAGGTGTGTCGAAATTACGAGGCGAAACTTTTCATAAACACGAACGCACAGATTGCACACCATGTAGGTGCGGCAGGGGTTCATCTATCAGCGAACGCAGCACCTGTAGGGAAAATAAAAGCACAAACCACAGATGATTTCTATATCGGATGCTCGGTGCATAACCTTGATGCAGCACAAAAACGGGAAGCGGAAGGTGCGGATTTCGTCACCTATAGTCCAATCTACCCCACAGCGAGCAAACCCGGATACGGTCCCGCGGTCGGTGTAGAGGGACTCGCGAAGATGGTAGAAAATGTTAGATTACCCGTCTTCGCGTTAGGTGGGGTTACACCAGCACGGGTTACGGAGTGTTTAACTGTCGGAGCTTTCGGTGTCGCTGTCATGTCAGGCGTTATGGTTTCCACAAACGCTAAAGAACAGGCGAGACGCTATCTCGATACTTTGCGTTAA
- a CDS encoding SPOR domain-containing protein yields the protein MQFNFIRQSRQCLLLRIVQKICIFGMMLAVVSFSAADSGISQRDIFVGASARAVGMGSAFTAGPSATNGFLWNPSSLGFMNGVEVNMGGMPLPGNVSSRDQAFSVAANPHTFGLTNRNLGNISFATWLDGWKNNTRESTQIVLLGYGLALGQRASAGTNLRYYQNNTPIRTNFLWSVDLGMQFAYPLERWGDELTVGVNFSELSSGIRENGVLLESAPLAARFGTTYELGSETLFSADLAVRGSNDAVGGERFRLHIGAERWLIDGHVGLRLGYTALTASERFWNGELARGFSFRNSAGQLDYAYVTGSELARGIHWISATLRWGGNGTAPVSVATRTEASDADDAAPILMPEALIVDPETISGELNLSEQAISPNGDGVSDSTTFRLSFEDSIAPLRWQLNITDEYTESVWRKSGTDIPSTGVVWDGIADTGNLVPDGDYEVQLHIVDAQGTPYLKDIKDLTIDLIPTTLEISGSAPATVAVKAWDINPLTHWKLELFDTENVLVEQMEGNGSPPAEVFLSKVQTQPATTYICKLQVQDIAGNRSTEQTQLQLGAGSQSATVSAARLTLMVGSFAQPYNAELMAANLQRMNPDEKVQIYTAVVDARTVHRVTIGEFAAREEATGLKQHIQETQGIEPVLITLQ from the coding sequence ATGCAATTTAATTTTATTCGACAGAGTAGACAGTGCTTGCTGCTGCGAATTGTCCAAAAAATCTGTATTTTCGGAATGATGCTGGCAGTTGTATCCTTTTCGGCTGCAGATTCCGGTATAAGCCAGCGGGATATTTTTGTCGGTGCGAGTGCCCGCGCAGTTGGCATGGGAAGTGCTTTCACTGCCGGTCCGTCGGCGACCAACGGTTTTTTGTGGAACCCATCTTCATTAGGATTTATGAATGGCGTGGAAGTCAATATGGGCGGGATGCCGCTTCCCGGAAATGTATCGAGCCGCGATCAGGCGTTTTCAGTCGCAGCGAATCCGCACACGTTCGGTTTGACGAACAGAAATCTGGGAAATATCTCCTTCGCGACGTGGCTTGATGGTTGGAAAAATAACACGAGGGAGTCTACACAGATCGTCCTTTTAGGATACGGACTGGCACTCGGACAGAGGGCATCAGCGGGGACAAACCTCCGCTACTATCAGAATAACACACCCATCAGAACGAATTTCTTATGGAGTGTGGATTTGGGAATGCAATTCGCCTACCCATTGGAAAGATGGGGTGATGAACTGACGGTCGGCGTGAATTTCTCCGAATTGAGCAGCGGTATTCGAGAAAACGGCGTACTCCTTGAGAGCGCGCCTTTAGCCGCACGTTTCGGCACAACTTATGAGTTGGGCAGTGAGACCCTTTTTTCTGCTGACCTTGCTGTTCGAGGATCGAACGACGCGGTTGGTGGGGAACGGTTCCGATTGCATATCGGTGCTGAACGTTGGCTCATTGATGGACACGTCGGATTACGCCTCGGTTATACCGCTTTGACTGCTTCTGAAAGGTTCTGGAATGGTGAGTTAGCACGAGGCTTCAGTTTCCGAAACTCGGCAGGACAGCTTGATTATGCGTACGTCACTGGTAGTGAATTGGCACGGGGCATTCATTGGATCTCTGCAACATTGCGCTGGGGTGGGAACGGCACAGCCCCCGTATCGGTAGCGACGCGCACTGAGGCATCGGATGCCGATGATGCTGCGCCGATTTTAATGCCGGAAGCACTCATCGTGGACCCTGAAACCATTAGTGGAGAATTAAATCTCTCCGAGCAAGCGATTTCACCGAATGGCGATGGTGTTTCGGATAGCACCACATTTCGCCTAAGTTTTGAAGATAGCATCGCACCCCTACGGTGGCAGTTGAACATCACCGATGAATACACCGAAAGCGTCTGGAGGAAATCTGGAACGGATATTCCTTCAACGGGTGTTGTCTGGGATGGGATTGCGGATACTGGCAATTTAGTCCCTGATGGTGACTATGAGGTGCAACTCCACATTGTTGACGCACAAGGCACACCGTACCTGAAAGATATTAAGGATCTCACGATTGACCTCATTCCAACGACATTAGAGATTTCTGGGAGTGCACCCGCGACCGTCGCTGTGAAAGCGTGGGATATTAATCCGCTTACGCATTGGAAACTTGAACTTTTCGATACGGAAAATGTGCTTGTCGAACAGATGGAAGGAAACGGTTCGCCGCCCGCCGAAGTCTTTTTGAGCAAGGTTCAGACACAGCCAGCTACTACATACATTTGCAAGCTGCAGGTTCAGGACATCGCGGGGAATCGGAGCACAGAACAAACGCAGCTGCAACTCGGTGCTGGCAGTCAATCGGCGACAGTATCTGCAGCACGGCTCACATTGATGGTTGGCTCTTTTGCACAACCCTACAATGCCGAACTGATGGCTGCGAATCTGCAGCGTATGAATCCGGACGAGAAGGTACAAATCTATACAGCTGTGGTTGACGCGAGAACAGTGCATCGGGTAACGATTGGAGAATTTGCAGCACGGGAGGAGGCAACCGGTCTCAAACAACACATTCAAGAGACACAGGGGATTGAACCGGTATTGATTACGCTCCAATAA
- the rpsT gene encoding 30S ribosomal protein S20 yields MHRQSAKKHARADKAKQIRNRHRKATLRTVLKQTETALAEGNVETAQELCQTITSLLDRAAGKGVIKKGTANRQKSRLTRKLNALTAEAA; encoded by the coding sequence TTGCATCGACAATCTGCAAAAAAACACGCACGTGCGGATAAAGCGAAACAGATACGCAACCGCCACCGCAAGGCAACATTGCGGACAGTGCTAAAACAAACAGAAACTGCGCTTGCGGAAGGCAATGTTGAGACAGCACAAGAATTGTGCCAGACCATTACAAGCCTCTTGGACAGAGCTGCCGGTAAAGGTGTTATCAAAAAAGGGACAGCGAATCGCCAAAAGTCCCGACTCACCCGCAAACTGAATGCTCTCACTGCAGAAGCAGCGTAA
- a CDS encoding nucleotidyltransferase, translating into MARQRTIKYPPKRGKFTKRQIQRAVDKVVYERLERESSSPLEAIANALDIPESYYEQATKRYKSIGAWLERDESVVACYKPEIYPQGSFLLGTVIKPVSGAEEYDIDLVSELSLQKTEISQEKLKCLVGDEIKSYARANDMYSRPEESKHCWTLNYADGAQFHINILPTIPDAESFKQLIESYRYVLPNGADSTVAITDNTLSSYSKVSPDWPHSNPKGYTEWFRSCMQVQFDVIRKSFAESIQRRVEEVPGYKVKTPLQRTIQILKRHRDIWFNENQSAYDEKAKPLSIIITTLAAQVYDNEADLQRTLLKIVGEMSCHIKYDSNGMALIPNPVNPLENFAGEWQEHPIRKTCFTDWLMQAQLDLTQALELSNIQSVGKSLKSCLGGPVINEGLRNLSQAGNHPASTLATTPTPKSPMCHEANR; encoded by the coding sequence ATGGCAAGACAAAGAACTATTAAATATCCACCCAAACGAGGGAAGTTTACAAAAAGACAGATTCAACGAGCCGTAGACAAAGTCGTCTATGAAAGGCTTGAGCGAGAATCCAGTTCACCGCTTGAGGCCATAGCCAACGCATTGGACATTCCTGAAAGTTATTACGAACAAGCGACAAAACGCTACAAATCTATCGGAGCATGGCTAGAACGAGACGAATCTGTAGTTGCTTGCTACAAGCCTGAAATTTATCCACAAGGCTCTTTTCTGCTTGGCACAGTTATAAAACCTGTTTCTGGTGCTGAAGAGTACGACATAGACCTTGTCAGTGAGTTGAGCCTTCAGAAAACCGAGATAAGTCAAGAGAAACTAAAGTGTTTAGTTGGGGACGAAATCAAGTCTTATGCCCGTGCTAACGACATGTACTCTCGACCAGAAGAAAGTAAGCATTGCTGGACGCTGAATTACGCCGATGGTGCTCAATTTCATATCAATATCTTGCCCACAATTCCAGACGCGGAGTCTTTCAAACAACTTATTGAATCATACCGTTACGTGCTGCCTAATGGGGCAGATTCCACGGTTGCAATTACGGATAATACCCTCTCCAGTTACTCCAAAGTCAGTCCTGACTGGCCTCATAGCAATCCCAAGGGGTATACAGAATGGTTCCGAAGTTGCATGCAAGTCCAGTTCGACGTGATCCGAAAGTCTTTTGCTGAATCAATCCAACGGCGAGTTGAGGAGGTTCCGGGATATAAGGTCAAAACGCCACTTCAACGAACTATCCAGATATTGAAACGGCACCGCGACATCTGGTTTAACGAAAATCAATCTGCCTACGACGAAAAGGCTAAGCCCCTCTCTATCATCATTACGACACTTGCGGCTCAGGTCTATGACAACGAGGCAGATCTCCAACGAACTCTGTTGAAAATTGTAGGAGAAATGTCTTGTCATATTAAGTATGATAGCAATGGTATGGCTCTTATACCTAATCCGGTAAACCCGCTTGAAAACTTCGCAGGGGAATGGCAGGAGCATCCTATCCGAAAAACGTGTTTTACTGACTGGCTTATGCAGGCGCAGCTGGACCTGACCCAAGCGTTGGAACTGAGTAATATTCAAAGCGTTGGAAAATCACTAAAATCCTGCTTAGGCGGACCGGTTATTAATGAGGGACTACGGAATCTATCTCAGGCGGGAAATCATCCTGCTTCTACCTTAGCAACAACACCGACCCCTAAAAGTCCTATGTGTCATGAGGCTAACCGATAA
- the rsmB gene encoding 16S rRNA (cytosine(967)-C(5))-methyltransferase RsmB → MNARKVALECLLTLSHSSTPIASVVDRAFGRHTIDGRERRLVNGLVYGVIRWQKQLDWVLDQFINPKFQLDARHRNILRLGAFQLLHLDGIPAHAAIFETVQLATPHPRKSSNRRKAAGFINAVLRSVQRNGTTLTYPSLDENPTEHIALSLSYPTWVVERWLQTRGVSWTLAFCRASNQIAPLSLRVNTHLTQREEVCQSLEMSGIAATASKIAPDGITLENRAITTFDTTNEQTLKDILNREDIYVQDESAMLVAPLLSPETSEFIVDLCAAPGGKTTHLAHLMRNAGKIIAVDVSEKKIARLQKNCQRVNARNVETRMTDATKADLGFVETADAVLIDAPCSGFGTLRRHPDIRWNKTAKQVQALSDMQYSLLKNAAQHIKPGGILVYSTCSIEPMENENLIQRFLAEFPMYRIENARSFLPDVPPNAITPQGFVQTFPHEHGVDGAFAARLRRISAK, encoded by the coding sequence ATGAACGCACGTAAAGTCGCCTTAGAATGCCTGTTAACACTCTCGCACAGCAGCACACCCATAGCATCTGTTGTTGACAGAGCATTTGGAAGGCACACAATCGACGGACGTGAACGTCGATTGGTAAATGGACTTGTCTACGGCGTTATCCGATGGCAGAAGCAGCTGGATTGGGTGCTGGATCAGTTTATTAATCCCAAATTTCAATTAGACGCGCGGCATCGCAATATCTTGCGACTCGGCGCGTTTCAACTGTTACATCTCGATGGAATACCAGCACACGCAGCGATCTTTGAAACCGTCCAACTCGCTACTCCCCATCCACGCAAATCCTCCAATAGACGGAAGGCAGCGGGATTCATCAACGCAGTACTCCGTTCTGTGCAACGCAACGGCACAACATTAACCTATCCATCGCTCGATGAAAACCCGACCGAACACATTGCACTTTCGTTGTCCTACCCGACGTGGGTGGTAGAGCGATGGCTTCAGACGCGTGGCGTTTCGTGGACGTTGGCATTCTGTCGCGCGAGCAATCAGATCGCACCGCTTTCACTCCGCGTGAATACCCACCTGACACAACGTGAAGAAGTTTGTCAATCGTTAGAGATGAGCGGTATTGCCGCAACCGCCTCCAAAATCGCACCCGACGGAATAACGCTCGAAAACCGTGCCATCACCACCTTTGATACTACCAACGAACAGACGCTAAAGGATATTCTCAACCGAGAGGACATCTATGTCCAAGATGAGAGTGCGATGTTAGTGGCACCGCTGCTCTCACCGGAGACATCGGAATTCATAGTGGATTTATGTGCTGCACCGGGTGGCAAAACGACACACCTCGCGCATCTCATGCGTAATGCAGGAAAAATTATCGCCGTGGATGTATCGGAGAAAAAAATAGCACGCTTGCAAAAGAACTGTCAACGGGTCAATGCGCGTAATGTCGAAACCCGAATGACGGACGCGACAAAAGCCGATCTCGGTTTTGTCGAAACCGCAGATGCCGTGCTTATCGACGCGCCGTGCTCAGGGTTCGGAACCCTTCGGCGACATCCTGATATCCGGTGGAACAAGACCGCCAAGCAGGTCCAGGCTCTCAGTGATATGCAATATAGCCTGTTGAAGAATGCAGCACAACACATTAAACCGGGAGGCATCCTCGTCTACAGTACCTGTAGCATAGAACCGATGGAAAATGAGAACCTCATCCAGCGGTTTTTGGCAGAATTCCCGATGTATCGGATAGAAAATGCCCGAAGTTTTTTGCCCGACGTTCCACCAAACGCAATAACACCACAAGGCTTCGTTCAGACATTTCCACATGAACACGGCGTTGATGGTGCGTTCGCGGCACGCCTCCGACGGATCTCGGCAAAATGA